In uncultured Bacteroides sp., the following proteins share a genomic window:
- a CDS encoding nucleotidyltransferase, protein MKPTLFVLAAGMGSRYGGLKQLDGLGPNGETIMDYSIYDAIRGGFGKLVFVIRETFEKDFREKIIKKYEDHIPVELVFQDLNDLPAGFKCPEGREKPWGTNHAVLMGKNVIDEPFAVINADDFYGKDSFAVLGKALTEMAGKTNDYCMIGYRVGNTLSESGSVARGVCATDKDGYLTTVVERTAIERIDGKVQFKDENGEMVAIGDNTPVSMNMWGFTPDYFKYSEDFFINFLKENIDNLKCEYFIPLMVNELINNGTARVKVLDTTSKWFGVTYADDRQSVVDKIQALVDAGEYPAKLF, encoded by the coding sequence ATGAAACCAACATTATTTGTACTTGCTGCCGGAATGGGCAGTCGTTATGGTGGACTCAAACAGCTCGACGGTCTGGGTCCTAACGGTGAAACAATTATGGACTATTCTATTTACGATGCAATCCGTGGAGGATTTGGTAAATTAGTCTTTGTAATCCGTGAAACTTTCGAAAAAGATTTCCGTGAAAAGATTATCAAGAAATATGAAGACCATATTCCTGTAGAATTGGTATTCCAGGATTTGAACGATCTTCCTGCAGGATTCAAATGTCCGGAAGGCAGAGAAAAGCCATGGGGAACCAACCATGCTGTTCTTATGGGTAAGAATGTAATCGACGAACCTTTTGCAGTAATTAATGCCGATGACTTTTACGGAAAAGACAGCTTTGCTGTTTTGGGTAAGGCTCTTACTGAAATGGCCGGAAAGACGAATGACTATTGCATGATTGGTTATCGTGTAGGAAATACTCTTTCTGAAAGTGGTAGTGTAGCGCGTGGTGTTTGTGCAACAGACAAGGATGGCTACCTTACAACAGTTGTTGAACGTACAGCTATTGAACGTATCGATGGAAAAGTTCAGTTCAAGGACGAAAACGGTGAAATGGTTGCTATTGGTGACAATACTCCTGTTTCAATGAACATGTGGGGATTCACTCCGGATTATTTCAAATATTCTGAAGATTTCTTCATCAACTTCCTGAAAGAGAATATTGATAACCTGAAATGCGAATATTTTATCCCATTGATGGTTAACGAACTTATCAACAATGGTACTGCACGCGTAAAAGTACTTGATACAACATCTAAATGGTTTGGTGTAACTTATGCAGATGACCGTCAGTCAGTAGTAGACAAGATTCAGGCTTTGGTTGATGCAGGTGAATATCCAGCAAAATTGTTCTAA
- a CDS encoding carboxypeptidase regulatory-like domain-containing protein, with protein sequence MHKIYFLIIEIFILLSFNSCALSDSSDPAIISGIITDSSGKGLSDVIIGVDALSGKIDTKTSPNGEYTINMPSGGSALVTYSKDGYTVVKKEIVSRGGAHKTINFKMNTYSEDAYFYAYIADNSVKDTKGRLYVTILANVNYEFECKDEWIKCTKSSSDFLIEYDENKTSEERTATITFNAEYGISKTLKIIQEAGPVLMLIDYIGKDNKTNLLTSDPFITFNREVKLTSVTSSINKMDLTPEYSADKKTIYFRNIKKTVFSTATIYFGVESTNSEKYIGTVELKNTQN encoded by the coding sequence ATGCATAAAATTTATTTTCTAATTATTGAGATATTTATCTTACTATCCTTTAATTCATGCGCTTTATCAGATTCAAGCGATCCGGCCATTATTTCTGGTATAATAACAGATTCTTCAGGTAAAGGGTTATCTGATGTTATAATAGGAGTCGATGCATTATCCGGAAAAATAGATACTAAGACCTCACCAAATGGGGAGTACACAATAAATATGCCATCTGGTGGATCCGCACTGGTTACTTATTCAAAGGACGGCTATACTGTTGTAAAAAAAGAGATTGTATCCAGAGGTGGGGCTCATAAAACCATAAATTTTAAAATGAACACATACTCTGAAGATGCCTATTTCTATGCATATATTGCTGATAACTCTGTTAAGGATACGAAAGGACGACTGTATGTTACAATTTTGGCTAATGTTAATTATGAATTTGAATGCAAAGATGAGTGGATTAAATGTACAAAATCATCATCTGACTTTCTAATTGAATATGATGAAAATAAAACATCCGAAGAACGTACTGCAACAATTACATTCAATGCTGAGTATGGAATATCAAAGACTTTAAAAATTATACAAGAGGCCGGTCCTGTTCTTATGCTAATTGATTATATAGGAAAAGACAACAAAACAAACTTACTCACATCTGATCCATTTATCACTTTCAACAGAGAAGTTAAACTCACATCAGTCACCTCTTCCATCAATAAAATGGATTTAACACCCGAATATTCGGCTGACAAGAAAACCATCTATTTCCGTAACATTAAAAAGACTGTATTTTCAACCGCCACTATCTATTTCGGAGTAGAATCAACCAATTCCGAAAAATATATTGGTACAGTTGAATTAAAAAATACACAAAATTGA
- a CDS encoding transposase → MNQSISTVGKVTTNKPIYVNVNKKKSTISFKLHIPHYRQDRVSISGKSYTVELSCTSNNIRCPACGCLSQSLHGHYIRQLQGSEIFNHSLTLLVKTRKFRCRNEHCLRKVFSEDHSCLASPYGRNTLEVEERIREVSLKVTSRTASELLHGQNIFCSQSACLRSAHKELPSKSSNSLPVAIGIDDFAQKKGHIYGSVIVDQMTHRPIAVLPCREGDELEQFLRNNPQIQYITRDRRRNFVEAINRILPGVTQICDRFHLIKNLVDALTEEIASLSRLSVHNQTYSYPSTEECRTKIMEALYGLGDARHRHKLNLFVQADSLIRKGMSISETARQLGVHSQVIWRLVRHHTGKDYMSAQQKSILKHVDELALEISHGCTDIKKLKKKMESKMDTIAISAATIGIRNKIKQELREIRKYNKNITERKNKKQASIRSIRRFILKGESAVQSLTALLKNPLIKQVITLGLRFREMINGNPKQWSLENWIKQAMECDSKAMKTFACGIKADQQAVQNAMDIYLNNGLLEGTVNKIKAIKRQMFNRASYRLLNVKLIAFKT, encoded by the coding sequence ATGAATCAAAGCATATCTACAGTTGGTAAAGTTACTACAAATAAGCCTATTTACGTCAATGTTAACAAAAAGAAATCAACTATTTCTTTTAAACTTCATATTCCCCATTATCGCCAGGATAGAGTCTCTATAAGTGGGAAATCATATACTGTAGAATTGTCCTGTACCTCTAATAATATCCGCTGTCCGGCCTGTGGTTGTTTGAGTCAAAGCTTACATGGGCACTATATACGCCAACTTCAGGGTTCAGAGATCTTTAATCATTCCCTAACTCTATTGGTCAAAACCCGCAAATTTCGTTGCCGAAATGAGCATTGTCTCCGCAAGGTCTTTAGTGAGGACCATTCCTGCCTGGCTTCTCCCTATGGCCGCAACACTCTGGAGGTAGAGGAACGTATCCGTGAAGTATCTCTAAAAGTCACATCCCGTACTGCTAGTGAGCTTTTACACGGGCAGAACATCTTCTGCAGTCAATCTGCCTGTCTACGGAGTGCTCACAAGGAATTGCCCTCAAAAAGTAGTAATTCTCTACCTGTGGCTATAGGTATAGATGACTTTGCACAGAAGAAAGGGCATATATATGGGAGTGTTATTGTAGACCAGATGACCCATCGTCCCATTGCGGTACTTCCTTGCCGGGAAGGGGATGAATTAGAGCAGTTCTTGCGAAATAATCCTCAGATACAATATATAACCCGAGACCGGAGGCGAAACTTTGTTGAAGCTATTAATCGTATCCTACCCGGTGTTACCCAAATCTGTGACAGATTCCATTTGATAAAGAATCTGGTGGATGCTCTGACGGAAGAAATAGCCTCATTATCGCGGCTAAGTGTACATAACCAAACTTATTCTTATCCCTCCACGGAAGAATGCAGAACCAAAATCATGGAAGCTCTTTATGGCCTGGGGGATGCCAGACATCGACATAAACTGAACCTGTTTGTGCAAGCAGATAGCCTTATCAGAAAAGGAATGAGCATTTCAGAAACAGCCCGCCAATTAGGAGTGCATTCACAGGTTATCTGGCGTTTGGTACGTCACCATACAGGCAAGGATTATATGTCTGCGCAGCAAAAGAGTATATTAAAACATGTCGATGAACTGGCTTTGGAAATCAGCCATGGATGTACGGATATAAAGAAATTGAAGAAGAAAATGGAAAGCAAAATGGATACGATTGCAATCTCGGCTGCCACGATAGGAATCAGAAACAAAATAAAGCAAGAGCTACGGGAAATCAGGAAATATAACAAAAATATAACTGAAAGGAAAAACAAAAAACAAGCATCAATAAGGAGTATACGGAGATTTATATTGAAAGGGGAATCCGCCGTGCAAAGTCTTACTGCTTTATTGAAGAATCCATTAATAAAACAGGTCATAACATTAGGATTGAGATTCAGGGAAATGATAAATGGAAATCCCAAGCAATGGTCTCTGGAAAATTGGATAAAACAGGCTATGGAATGTGATTCAAAAGCCATGAAGACATTTGCTTGTGGAATAAAAGCAGACCAACAAGCGGTGCAAAATGCAATGGATATTTATTTGAACAACGGACTCTTGGAAGGAACTGTCAATAAAATAAAGGCCATCAAAAGGCAGATGTTTAATAGGGCAAGCTATAGACTACTTAATGTCAAACTCATTGCGTTTAAAACCTAA
- the tnpB gene encoding IS66 family insertion sequence element accessory protein TnpB (TnpB, as the term is used for proteins encoded by IS66 family insertion elements, is considered an accessory protein, since TnpC, encoded by a neighboring gene, is a DDE family transposase.) has protein sequence MFALTESMSYYLCPHYVDMRKGIYSLYQLVKSDMKRNPLSGEVFLFVGKNRESIKILHWENGGFVLYQKKLERGTFEIPRFNPSSGQYEMKWTTFVLIMEGVCIRSAKYRKRFYTDLIR, from the coding sequence ATGTTTGCACTTACAGAATCCATGAGCTACTATCTCTGTCCTCACTATGTGGACATGCGAAAAGGTATCTATTCTTTGTACCAGTTGGTAAAGTCAGACATGAAACGGAACCCGCTATCGGGAGAAGTTTTTCTGTTTGTAGGTAAGAACAGAGAGTCAATCAAGATCTTGCACTGGGAGAACGGAGGTTTTGTTTTATATCAGAAGAAACTTGAAAGAGGAACTTTTGAGATACCCCGTTTTAATCCTTCCAGCGGTCAGTATGAGATGAAATGGACGACGTTCGTTCTGATAATGGAGGGCGTCTGCATCCGTTCCGCAAAATACAGAAAACGATTCTATACAGATTTAATACGTTGA